A DNA window from Daucus carota subsp. sativus chromosome 3, DH1 v3.0, whole genome shotgun sequence contains the following coding sequences:
- the LOC135151446 gene encoding glycine-rich protein DOT1-like: protein MVAGGERMMVAGGKKEEQQKKTAAGGGERDEQVVSRRRCARSHGWDGVATYRGERADLVLTVAIVVLGECGGCGGGDGGGEGEGGGHGMGLYLCPAVFGKDLELKSTIKLGRWYCGHGGGGYGGGGRHGCGGSGRFGGGEVAGSGGGGSGLEKEKKKVGLLENLVIFS, encoded by the exons ATGGTGGCGGGGGGTGAGAGGATGATGGTGGCCGGAGGGAAGAAAGAGGAGCAACAAAAAAAGACTGCGGCTGGAGGTGGAGAGAGAGATGAGCAGGTGGTGAGCCGCCGCCGCTGTGCTAGAAGTCACGGTTGGGACGGAGTCGCGACGTACAGGGGGGAGAGAGCAGATCTGGTGTTGACAGTAGCGATAGTCGTGTTgggtgaat GTGGTGGttgcggtggtggagatggtggaggtgaaggtgaaggtggtggacatggaaTGGGGCTTTACCTCTGTCCAGCAGTTTTTGGCAAAGATCTGGAATTGAAATCGACAATAAAGTTGGGCAGATGGTACT GTggacatggaggtggtggttatggagggggcgggcggcatgGATGTGGAGGGAGCGGCAGATTCGGTGGCGGTGAAGTTGCCGGAAGCGGGGGTGGAGGCAGTGGCTTggagaaggagaagaagaaggtCGGGTTGTtggagaatttagtgatattctcttag